A genomic window from Eleginops maclovinus isolate JMC-PN-2008 ecotype Puerto Natales chromosome 9, JC_Emac_rtc_rv5, whole genome shotgun sequence includes:
- the b3galt2 gene encoding beta-1,3-galactosyltransferase 2: protein MQWRRRHCCPIKMTWTVKRSLFRTHVAGLLSLALLFTLFLFFSHQDWLPGRSGPRENPLAYTVRGFRSPKGEANQSSSLRSLWRDTGYVAPKTLLNLSSQQADVAAGEAAAGGGGGSRMGVMGLGDSMSTNNSLQKEMGVGGRLSAQPYRYILNEPFKCRDRTPFIIVLIAAEPGQADARNAIRQTWGNESNAMGLGFVRLFLLGTGKSSDTYLQSSIEEESLVHHDIIQQDYQDTYYNLTIKTLMGMNWVATYCPHTSYVMKTDSDMFVNTEYLIQKLLKPELPPKQRYFTGYLMRGYAPNRNKDSKWYMPPELYPSERYPIFCSGTGYVFSGDMANLIYQASLSIRRLHLEDVYVGICLAKLRIDPAPPPNEFLFNHWRVSYSSCKYSHLITSHQFHPNELIKYWNHLQSNKQNACVNVAKEKNSRYRHRKFHGERPP, encoded by the coding sequence ATGCAGTGGAGACGGCGGCACTGCTGTCCCATCAAGATGACCTGGACCGTCAAGCGGTCGCTCTTCAGGACCCATGTGGCCGGTCTCCTCTCGCTGGCTCTACTCTTcacccttttcttatttttcagcCATCAGGATTGGCTTCCGGGACGCAGCGGGCCCCGGGAAAACCCGCTGGCCTACACTGTCAGGGGCTTCCGCAGCCCCAAAGGCGAAGCAAACCAGAGCAGCTCCCTGCGGAGCCTGTGGAGGGACACGGGGTATGTGGCACCAAAGACTCTTCTCAACCTCAGCTCTCAGCAGGCAGATGTTGCTGCGggggaggcagcagcaggcggcGGAGGGGGTTCCAGGATGGGGGTAATGGGACTTGGGGATTCCATGAGCACCAACAACAGTTTACAGAAGGAGATGGGTGTGGGAGGGAGACTCAGCGCTCAGCCCTACCGCTACATCCTAAACGAGCCTTTCAAGTGCAGGGACAGAACGCCCTTCATCATCGTCCTGATAGCTGCAGAACCCGGACAGGCCGATGCCCGTAACGCCATTCGTCAGACATGGGGGAATGAGAGCAACGCAATGGGATTAGGGTTTGTTCGTCTTTTCCTGCTTGGCACTGGAAAGAGCTCAGACACTTACCTCCAGAGCAGCATAGAAGAAGAGAGCCTTGTTCACCACGACATCATCCAACAGGACTACCAGGACACTTACTACAACCTGACCATCAAAACCCTGATGGGCATGAACTGGGTGGCCACCTATTGCCCTCACACCTCCTACGTGATGAAGACAGACAGTGATATGTTTGTAAATACTGAGTATCTCATCCAAAAGCTGCTGAAGCCCGAGTTGCCTCCCAAGCAGAGGTACTTCACCGGCTACCTGATGAGGGGCTATGCACCAAACCGAAACAAGGACAGCAAGTGGTACATGCCGCCCGAGCTGTACCCAAGCGAGCGTTACCCGATATTCTGCTCGGGCACGGGGTACGTATTCTCAGGGGACATGGCCAATCTGATCTATCAGGCGTCCCTAAGCATACGAAGGCTGCACCTGGAGGACGTTTACGTGGGGATCTGCCTGGCCAAGCTGCGCATCGACCCAGCGCCTCCTCCCAATGAGTTCCTCTTCAACCATTGGCGGGTGTCTTACTCCAGTTGTAAGTACAGCCACCTGATTACGTCGCATCAGTTCCACCCCAATGAACTCATCAAGTACTGGAACCACCTGCAGAGCAACAAGCAAAATGCCTGTGTCAACGTGGCCAAGGAAAAGAACAGCAGGTACAGACACCGAAAGTTTCACGGAGAGAGGCCCCCTTGA